GCAAGGAGGAGATGATCGCGGGTGCGGTACTCAAGGAGATCCAGGCGCGCCTGCAGTTTCTTCTCGACGTCGGCCTGTCCTACCTCACCCTCAACCGTGCGGCAGCCACCCTGTCGGGTGGCGAGGCCCAGCGCATCCGCCTGGCCACCCAGATCGGTTCCGGCCTGGCCGGCGTGCTCTACGTCCTGGATGAGCCCTCCATCGGCCTGCACCAGCGGGACAACCAGCGTCTGATCGCCACCCTGAAGCGACTGCGCGACATCGGCAACACCCTCATCGTGGTCGAACACGACGAGGACACCATCCGCGCCGCCGACTGGCTCGTGGACATCGGCCCCAAGGCCGGCGAGTACGGCGGCGAGGTCGTCTACCAGGGTGAGCCCGGCGGTATCCTCACCGCCGAGGGTTCCATCACCGGCGACTACCTCTCCGGCAGGCGCACCCTGGGCGTGCCCGACCAACGCCGCGAGATCGACCCCGATCGCCAGCTCACCGTCATCGGCGCCCGCGAGAACAACCTCCAGGGCATCGACGTCTCGGTGCCCCTGGGCGTGCTGTGCTGCATCACCGGCGTCTCCGGCTCCGGCAAGTCCACCCTGGTCAACCAGATCCTGGCCAAGACCCTGGCCAACAAACTCAACCGCGCACGCCAGGTCCCTGGTCGGGCCAAGCGCGTCGAGGGCGTGGAGCACCTGGACAAGCTCGTCCAGGTGGACCAGTCACCGATCGGTCGCACCCCGCGCTCCAACGCGGCCACGTACACGGGTGTGTTCGACAAGATCCGCAAGCTCTTCGCCGAGACCACCGAGGCCAAGGTCCGCGGCTACAAGGCCGGACGCTTCTCCTTCAACATCAAGGGCGGCCGCTGCGAGGCCTGCCAGGGTGACGGCACCCTGAAAATCGAGATGAACTTCCTGCCCGACGTCTACGTGCCCTGCGAGGTGTGCGAAGGCGCGCGCTACAACCGCGAGACCCTCGAGGTCCACTACAAGGGCAAGAACGTCGCCGAGGTCCTGGACATGCCGATCAGCGAGGCCGCGGCCTTCTTCGAGCCCATCAGCTCGATCCACCGCTACCTGCAGACGCTTGTCGACGTCGGCCTGGGTTACGTCCGTCTCGGCCAGTCCGCCACGACCCTTTCGGGGGGTGAGGCTCAGCGCGTGAAGCTCGCCTCCGAACTGCAGAAGCGTTCCCAGGGAAGGACCGTCTACATCCTCGACGAGCCGACCACGGGCCTGCACTTCGAGGACGTGCGCAAGCTGATGCTGGTCATCCAGGGGCTGGTGGACAAGGGCAACTCGGTGCTCGTCATCGAGCACAATCTCGACGTGATCAAGTCTGCGGACTGGATCATCGACATGGGTCCGGAGGGTGGCTCCGGCGGCGGCAGCGTCGTCGCGGAGGGCAGACCGGAGGACGTCGCCGCTGTGGAGGGCTCCTACACCGGACGGTTCCTGGCCGAGGTGCTGTAGGGGATCCTCAGGGGTGGGCACCTGGTCAGGCGTTAACGTCACCTTCAACGTCGGCCGACCCGCGGGCAGGGTGCCGGCCATCCTGCTGCTCATCGGGGTGGGTATCACCGTCTCCTGCGCCTGAGGGGCGACGCCGCGTCCGCAGCGCGGCGATCGCCAGCAGCGCCACGCCGGAGACGAGGAACGCCATGGCCCGGGGCAGACCTTCGAGCGTGCCCAGGTCGAACACGACCAGCTTGACCACACCCGCGATCGCCAGCACCACGCCCGCGCCCAGGGAAGCCCGGTCGGACATACCCCGGGCCGCGAGCAGGATCCAGGCCGCCAGCACCATCCACAGGATGCTCACCAGCGCGTGGCCGGTGAGGTAACCCAGCCACATTCCGGTGTTACCGCCGATGATGTTGCCCAACCAGGTGGCCGCAGTGACGACGGTGACCATCGACAGGTGCAGCGCCGCCACGGCGAACACCACCTGCGCCCACACCGGGAATCCGGCGAGCGCCCGACGACGTGCCAGGGCCACACCGAGGAACACCGCGATGAGCAGTGCCTGCACCAGGGCGACGTGGTCGATCAGCCACACCGGCGACTTGCCCAGGACGTTGCGGGACAGGTGCATGGTGACCACCAGGGCCGCTGCGAGCCAGAAGGCCCACGGCCATACGCTGGTCTCCTTCCGGCGCTCCAGCCACAGGATGGTGAGCACGGCTGCCGCGAAGAAGACGGCGGTGACGATGGTGGCGTCGATGAGCGCGCCCGCGCCCAGGGGCGGGGTGAGCCACCAGACGAGGACGAAGGCGACTGCGGTGGCGCAGACGCCGACCATGCCCAGCAGGTCCTTGTGCAGGTAGCCGATCGCCGCCAGGCCGACCGCCGTGGGGACGAGCAGCCAGATCGCCCACGTGTCATTGGCCGCGGGGGCAGCCAGGCCCAGCAGCGCCAGTGGGGTGACGATGCCGCTGAGAAGATTGACGTTGCGGTCACCCTTCGGGAACCGCAGGGTCATCGCGGCGAAAGCCAGCGCGGAAACCATGCCGACCAGTGCGATGGTGAGGTTGACCGACCTCGGGGTGGAGAAGACCACGTGGACCACGTCGTTGAGCAGCCACGCCTGGAGGAGGACGGCCACCGCGGCGGTGACCAGACGGACCTCCGGGTGTTTCCGCCCCCGGGTGACCGCCAGCAACGTCAGCGGCAGGAGGGTCACCAGCCAGGTGACCGGCTCGCGGAAGTCATAGAAGACGGTGGCCACCGGCAGGATCGACAGTCCCATCGACACCGCGACGGGTGAGAGCCGGCGGATGACGGAGATCGCCAGGAACACCAGCCACACCGCCATGAGCACCAGCGCTCCGAGCCAGGCCGGCCACCACTCCAACTCCTGGACCAGGGCGTAGATGATCGTCGCCGACACCAGCCAGGAGGTGACGACCAGTGCGGTCACCCCGGCCACCATGCCGGCGGTGTCGCGGTCTGTTGCCTTGTGGCGGTAGCTGTCGAGCCACAGGCCGGCCCCCAGCAGCGCCACCGCCAGCAGGACCGAGAGCAGCACCCGTCCCAGGGGGCCGAGCAGCCCGGCCTGGATGGCCAGCGTCACCGCGAGGGCGACGCCCGCGACGGTGATCAGCGAACCCACCACCGCAATGGCCCGGATGACCTTCGTCTCCGTGGGCACCGGTGGTTTCGCGGGCTTGGGGGGCTTCGCGGGTGGGATCGGCGACCGATCGGCGCGGTGCCCGAACCTGAGGAAAGGATCACGGGTGAACGCCGGTGCCGGGGCGGGCGTGACGGTTGGGGCGGGCACGGGAGTGTCGGGGATGGACGTCCCCGCCTGCCGCGTGAGGACGGCGTCGAGGGAGCGGCGGGCGTCGGCAATCGCTGCTTCGGCGGCCTCGAGACGCCGCAGCGTGAGGCGCAGCTCCAGGGCATCACGGGGATCAGTGGTCATAACCACAGAGTAGGCCCGTCAGGTGTGCGGGAGAAGTGTTTAGGATGAGGAGGCCGAAGAGAGCACCCAGGAGGATTCATGACCCCGCAGAACCCGGAGACCTCGTCGTTCCCGGCGCAACCGGAGTACCACCCGGGGGCTCAGCCGCCGCAAAGTCAACGGTCGGGGTTGGCGCTGCTGTTGTTGGCGCTGCTCGTGCTGGGAGCGGTGGTGCTGGGGGTGTGGATGTACAACGCCCTCCTGCGGGGAGAACCGCAGCAGGAGGCGCAGGTGGAAAGGTCGACGGTGCCGGTCACCACGACATCCGCAGTACCGGTGACAACGGTGACTTCGACTGTGGCACCCACAACGACCTCGACCGTGTCGACGGCGCCGCCGGAGCCCGCATACAGGGCACCCGACTCTGCGGTGCAGTGCGCGGCGAACGTCAACTGGCGGATCTTCCGGGCCAACGACCAGACCAGCTGCGGTCTGGCGGAGGCCGTGGCGGTGGAGATGGCCGCCTACTCCGGCGAGCGGGGCAGCGCGCTGATCACGGCGCGCAGTCCGGTGACCGGGCAGAACTACGAGATGGCCTGTACCGGACAGGGCGGGAACTCCTTCGTGTGCGAGGGTGGCGACAAAGCCGTGGTCGTCCTGGAGGCTCGATCGGTGCGTGATTGAGGGTGCCGGAACCCGGCGGGGTATGGTTTCCGCTTGTGAATAGGTGGTCTCGGGGCCTGGCTACGGCCCTGGCAGGAGCGGTTCTGCTGGTGGGATGTGCGGCGGACGTTGATGAGCCCGCGGCACGGGTGGCCAACGTCGCGCCCGTGGCGGAAAACGGCTACCTCGGCCCGGAGGAGCTGCGCCAGGAACTGCGGGCGTTGATCCGCGACGTCAACGACGAACACGGCGGACGCATCGGTATCGCGGTGGCCACCGGTGAGGGGGTGGTCCATTCGGGTTTGTCGGGCAATTCCTGGGCGTGGTCGACGATCAAGGTGCCCGTGGCGATGGCGGCTGATGATCGGGGACTGGCCACCGAGGAGCTCATCGAGGCGTCCATCTCCTCCTCGGACAATGACGCCGCCTACCAGCTCTCGGTGCTGATCGACGGCGACTACGGCAATCTCCGCCACGCGCCCACGCTCGCCGACCCGCCCGGGGAGACGAAGTGGCGTCTCGCCGATCAGGCCCAGTTCGCGGTTCTGCTGCCCTGCACGGATACCGCGGGGACCACGTACGGGGCGATGGGGGAGATCGTCGAATGGCAGCAGTTCGGGCTCGCGAACATCCCTGGCGCGCACTTCAAGGGTGGTTGGGGCTATGACACCGACACCGTTTACACCCTGCGCCAGTTCGGC
This sequence is a window from Corynebacterium comes. Protein-coding genes within it:
- the uvrA gene encoding excinuclease ABC subunit UvrA, whose protein sequence is MADRLVVRGAREHNLKGVDIDLPREKMVVFTGLSGSGKSSLAFDTIFAEGQRRYVESLSSYARMFLGQMDKPDVDFIDGLSPAVSIDQKSTNRNPRSTVGTITEIYDYLRLLFSRAGTAHCPVCDEKIARQTPQQIVDQVMAMEQGLKFQVLAPVVRTRKGEFVDLFKDLAAQGYARVRVDGEVYPLSEPPTLKKQIKHDIDVVVDRLQVKESQQQRLTDSVETALGLADGLVALEFVDRPTESTDRFMIFSEKLACPNGHPLDIDELEPRAFSFNSPYGACPACDGLGTRTEVDIDLIIPDPDAPVIRSVQPWTSSPNAGYFEKLIEGLAAALDFDPETPYSQLSAAQRKALVHGTKSEVSVRYKNRYGRVRNWTAPFEGVMGYLHRKIDQVESEWSKERFLAYTREIACPTCQGARLKPEILAVRLDSSSHGGKSIAGLTDLSISDASEFLDSLVLGRKEEMIAGAVLKEIQARLQFLLDVGLSYLTLNRAAATLSGGEAQRIRLATQIGSGLAGVLYVLDEPSIGLHQRDNQRLIATLKRLRDIGNTLIVVEHDEDTIRAADWLVDIGPKAGEYGGEVVYQGEPGGILTAEGSITGDYLSGRRTLGVPDQRREIDPDRQLTVIGARENNLQGIDVSVPLGVLCCITGVSGSGKSTLVNQILAKTLANKLNRARQVPGRAKRVEGVEHLDKLVQVDQSPIGRTPRSNAATYTGVFDKIRKLFAETTEAKVRGYKAGRFSFNIKGGRCEACQGDGTLKIEMNFLPDVYVPCEVCEGARYNRETLEVHYKGKNVAEVLDMPISEAAAFFEPISSIHRYLQTLVDVGLGYVRLGQSATTLSGGEAQRVKLASELQKRSQGRTVYILDEPTTGLHFEDVRKLMLVIQGLVDKGNSVLVIEHNLDVIKSADWIIDMGPEGGSGGGSVVAEGRPEDVAAVEGSYTGRFLAEVL
- a CDS encoding DUF2339 domain-containing protein → MTTDPRDALELRLTLRRLEAAEAAIADARRSLDAVLTRQAGTSIPDTPVPAPTVTPAPAPAFTRDPFLRFGHRADRSPIPPAKPPKPAKPPVPTETKVIRAIAVVGSLITVAGVALAVTLAIQAGLLGPLGRVLLSVLLAVALLGAGLWLDSYRHKATDRDTAGMVAGVTALVVTSWLVSATIIYALVQELEWWPAWLGALVLMAVWLVFLAISVIRRLSPVAVSMGLSILPVATVFYDFREPVTWLVTLLPLTLLAVTRGRKHPEVRLVTAAVAVLLQAWLLNDVVHVVFSTPRSVNLTIALVGMVSALAFAAMTLRFPKGDRNVNLLSGIVTPLALLGLAAPAANDTWAIWLLVPTAVGLAAIGYLHKDLLGMVGVCATAVAFVLVWWLTPPLGAGALIDATIVTAVFFAAAVLTILWLERRKETSVWPWAFWLAAALVVTMHLSRNVLGKSPVWLIDHVALVQALLIAVFLGVALARRRALAGFPVWAQVVFAVAALHLSMVTVVTAATWLGNIIGGNTGMWLGYLTGHALVSILWMVLAAWILLAARGMSDRASLGAGVVLAIAGVVKLVVFDLGTLEGLPRAMAFLVSGVALLAIAALRTRRRPSGAGDGDTHPDEQQDGRHPARGSADVEGDVNA
- a CDS encoding serine hydrolase codes for the protein MNRWSRGLATALAGAVLLVGCAADVDEPAARVANVAPVAENGYLGPEELRQELRALIRDVNDEHGGRIGIAVATGEGVVHSGLSGNSWAWSTIKVPVAMAADDRGLATEELIEASISSSDNDAAYQLSVLIDGDYGNLRHAPTLADPPGETKWRLADQAQFAVLLPCTDTAGTTYGAMGEIVEWQQFGLANIPGAHFKGGWGYDTDTVYTLRQFGTADVDDGVVGLAIISHPDDGSHASAEEILDEVGSRLKELLDAHSIGPAATCPG